The following proteins come from a genomic window of Zonotrichia leucophrys gambelii isolate GWCS_2022_RI chromosome 4, RI_Zleu_2.0, whole genome shotgun sequence:
- the MRPL35 gene encoding large ribosomal subunit protein bL35m, whose product MAAAAARGALAGILRRWAPRALPLSAPSARCVGHGPAPAPAPLWTPRLLGENRPWAGTPSVLSSVTPLLPSLLQQPARTLTYCSLRKGKRKSVKSVVKRFLRLHNGLWVRRKSGYKKKLWKKSAARKKRLRELVLCTRTQCKLLDKMTTSFWKRRTWYVDDPYQKYHDRTNLRV is encoded by the exons atggcggcggcggcggcccgcGGGGCCCTGGCGG GGATCCTGCGCCGCTGGGCTCCCCGTGCGCTCCCGCTCAGCGCCCCCTCCGCCCGGTGCGTCGGGCACGgaccggccccggccccggccccgctctgGACCCCGCGGCTGCTCGGCGAGAAccggccctgggcagggacccccTCGGTGCTCAGCAG tgtCACACCTCTACTTCCAAGTTTACTCCAGCAGCCAGCAAGGACCCTCACCTACTGCAGCCTGcggaaaggaaagaggaaaagtgtGAAATCTGTGGTCAAAAGGTTCCTCCGGCTGCACAACGGCCTCTGGGTGAGGAGAAAG TCTGGTTATAAGAAGAAGCTGTGGAAGAAGTCAGCTGCCAGGAAGAAGCGTTTGAGGGAGTTGGTGCTGTGCACCAGGACACAGTGTAAGCTCCTGGATAAAATGACCACCTCCTTCTGGAAAAGGAGGACCTGGTACGTTGATGATCCCTACCAGAAGTACCACGACCGCACAAACCTTCGTGTGTAG